The Desulfoscipio gibsoniae DSM 7213 genome contains a region encoding:
- the dnaN gene encoding DNA polymerase III subunit beta, translating into MHFTAPREKLNTLIQTAQKAVSQRSPMPLLTCLYFETKDNLLFLSSTDLEFGIRCTMPVSTIISGATAIPAKYVANLFTRLPDVDINVKCDISSNTTTFMYGDSEVVLNGYPADEFPVFPSLPDKPTLVLKQGQFKNMIKHVIFAVSTEEHRPVFTGVNIQVSSKGVISMVATDTRRLALYEEDLDMSPDLTQIINIIVPGKTLNELFKILESIDDNLYIYVTENKVFFVIDNICIMSRLIAGQFPDYKIVIPENYICEVRTSVSNLLEAAERVSLLVNTKRNVFNINFKPDGMMIYFYTETGRIREELDANFSGDPLDVGFNVRFFIDVLKSIDNDEVIIKLSGQDSPSLLKPVGDDRYFSILVPAVSQG; encoded by the coding sequence ATGCATTTTACTGCCCCCAGAGAAAAATTAAATACCTTGATACAGACAGCCCAAAAGGCAGTTTCCCAACGCAGCCCAATGCCACTGCTCACTTGTCTGTACTTCGAAACTAAAGATAATCTATTATTTTTATCATCCACTGATCTGGAGTTTGGCATTCGCTGTACCATGCCCGTATCTACAATTATAAGTGGAGCAACTGCTATCCCAGCTAAATATGTAGCAAATTTATTTACACGATTACCAGATGTGGACATAAACGTTAAGTGTGATATATCCAGCAATACCACAACATTTATGTATGGTGACTCGGAAGTAGTATTAAATGGCTATCCCGCTGATGAATTTCCAGTGTTTCCCTCTTTACCGGACAAGCCTACCCTGGTATTAAAACAGGGTCAATTTAAGAATATGATAAAACATGTAATTTTTGCTGTTTCTACCGAAGAGCACCGACCTGTGTTCACAGGAGTTAATATTCAGGTTTCTTCAAAGGGTGTTATTTCCATGGTTGCAACAGATACAAGAAGGCTAGCATTATACGAAGAAGACCTGGATATGTCACCGGATTTAACCCAAATAATAAATATTATCGTACCTGGTAAAACTCTTAATGAGCTTTTTAAAATATTAGAATCCATCGATGATAATCTTTATATATACGTCACAGAGAATAAAGTGTTTTTTGTTATTGATAATATTTGTATAATGTCACGACTTATTGCCGGTCAGTTTCCTGATTATAAGATTGTTATACCTGAAAATTATATTTGTGAAGTAAGAACATCTGTAAGTAATTTGTTGGAAGCTGCTGAAAGAGTTTCTCTACTGGTTAATACTAAAAGAAATGTATTTAATATAAACTTTAAGCCTGACGGAATGATGATTTACTTTTATACTGAAACCGGCCGAATAAGGGAAGAATTGGATGCTAATTTTTCTGGGGATCCCCTGGACGTTGGTTTCAATGTGCGATTTTTTATTGATGTTTTGAAATCAATCGATAATGATGAAGTTATTATTAAATTAAGCGGCCAAGACAGCCCATCTCTATTAAAACCTGTTGGTGATGATAGATACTTTTCCATTCTTGTACCGGCCGTATCTCAAGGATGA